The Pseudodesulfovibrio cashew genomic sequence CGGAATCCAGTGCTCCCGCCATCCGTTGTGCCGGAACCAGAGGTTGGCGTTCAGGTCCAGCAGCCGCGTCAGGTCGCGCCGGTGGCCGTAGAATTCAAAATCCGTGATGAAGAATGGAGAGAGGATGTGAGCCTCGTTCACCGCGATGCGGTGCTCGAACAGGGGCGGGAAGCCCGGATAGGACTCGGCGTCCGGTGTCAGGTCCGTGGAAAATATTGCCGTGTCCAGGTCCGTGGTGAGATTCTTGTCCGTGCGCGTCTTGAGCACGAAGGCGTCCTCGGGGCAGAGTTCCAGGCCGAGTCGGAGCTGCTTGGTCTGCCTGGCCAGGTTGCCCGAGCGGTCCATGCCCGGGTCGGCGGTCTCCACCGTGCCGATGCCCAGCGTTTCCAGAAGGTCTCTAAGCCCCTGATGTTGATCTATTTCTCCATACCATGTCGAGAGGACGACGCCGTTGATGGTTCCGGCCTTGCGCAACCGGTGGTGGTGGAGCACGGTCTCCTCCAGCCGCTCCCGGTTGCGGGCGGCGCCGCAGATGACAACCCAGTTTTCGCGCACGCGGATTCTCCTCGTTCAGGGGCACGGTATTTGCTTTCTTCAGGCGTGGCGTCAATTTGACCACACTCATTGGTGTTTTTCAAGACGGTTGCGAGCAACATAATGAAACGATTGGTTTTCGATATAGACGGCACCCTGACCATGCAGGACGGCGCTCCCTATCCAGAGGCCACGCCCCGCGCCGATGTCATCGAGCGGCTGCGGCGCTATCATGCCGATGGATTTGAAATCATTCTCTTTACCAGCCGGAACATGCGCACGCACCAGTGCAGCGTGGGACGGATAACAGCCAAGACCCTGCCCATCATCCTGGACTGGCTGGAACGCCACGACATCCCCTACGACGAGATCCACGTGGGCAAGCCGTGGTGCGGAACCGAGGGGTTCTACATTGATGACCGGGCCATCAGGCCGTCGGAATTTCTTACAAAAAGCCGTGCCGAGCTCGACGCGCTCCTGGACGCGGAGAAGACCGCGCAGGAGGGCTCGTGATCGTCATCCCCATGGCCGGACTTTCCTCCCGCTTCGCCAAGGCGGGCTACGTGCTCCCCAAGTACATGCTTGAGGCGCACGGCAAGTCGCTGTTCCGCCATGCCGTGGAGAGTTTCTCCCGTTATTTCGGGGATACGCCGTTTCTCTTCGTCCTGCGGGACGTGGTCGGAACGAGGGCGTTCGTGGAAGAGGAGTGCCGGGATATGGGCGTGGCCGACACGCGCGTCGTGGCCCTGGAGGATCTCACCCGGGGCCAGGCCGAGACGGTGCTCATGGGCATCGACCTGGCCGGGGTGGACGACGACGTCCCGTTAACCATTTTCAATATCGACAGCGTACGGCCAGGTTTTGTTCATCCCGAGTGGGCGGATCGTTGCGACGGCTATCTTGAGGTTTTTCGCGGCGAAGGGGCGCACTGGTCCTTTGTGGACCCCAGCCAGCGCAACGACGGGCGGGTCAGGCGGACCACCGAGAAGGTACGCATCTCCGACCTCTGCTCAAACGGGCTGTATCATTTCGCCAGGGCCGGGGACTTCCGCGAGGCCGTCGCCGTGCAGGCCGCCTTGTCCGGGGACCGGTTCCAGGGCGGAGAGCTTTATGTGGCCCCGCTTTACAACGAGCTGATCGCCCGCAAGCGGGACATCCGTTACCGCGTTGTTGACCGGGACGCCGTGCAGTTCAGCGGCACGCCCGAGGAATACGAGGCCTTTTGTCGCCGCCCCCTGAGCAAAGGAGCAGACGCATGATCCTGATCACGTCCGGGGCCTACGTGGGCCATGAAATAGCCGCCGAACTGGGACGTCTGCCCACCGCATTCCTGCCCGTGGGCAACCGGCGGCTCTTTGCCGTGCAGATCGAACTGCTCAAGGAATCCGGCGAGGAGATCGTCCTCTCCCTGCCCGAGGACTACGCGCTGCCCGAGCACGACCAGGCCTTTCTGGATCGCCTCGGGGTGCGCGTGCTCCGGGTGCAGCCCACCGTTTCCCTGGCCGAATCACTGCAATACTGTCTCTCCCAACTGCTGCCTCTGGACGGCCCGTTCCGTATCCTGCACGGCGACACCCTGATTCTGGACATCCCTTTTGGTGAGGATGATGTCTTTTCCAAAGGGATGACCGACGCCTACTACTCCTGGGCCGAGTTCCGGGAGGACGCCGGAGGCATCCGGTTCATCGAGGGACTGCCCAACGGCGGCTTCAACCGCGAGGTCCTGAGCGGCTATTTTTCCTTTTCCTCGCCCTATGCCCTGCTGCGCGCCCTGTCCGGCAGCCGGGGCAACTTCATCGACGCCCTGAATCGCTACGCCGCCAGCCACCGACTCCACCCCCTGGAAACCGGGAAGTGGTTCGACTTCGGGCACTTGCAGACCTATTACCGGTCCAAGGCCATGCTCACCACCGAGCGGGCCTTCAACAGCCTGATGATCACCTCGCGCACCGTGACCAAGAGCGGGCGCAACCCGGCCAAGATCGAGGCCGAGGCCGGGTGGTTCGGCGCGGTGCCGCCCGCCCTGCGTCTCTACCTGCCCGCCATGCTGGAAAGCGCCAAGGGGGAAGGTGCGTTCTACCAGTTGGAATACCTGTATCTTTCATCGTTGAGCGAACTCTTCGTTTTCGGCGACCTGCCCCCGTTCCTGTGGGAGAACATTTTCGCCTCCTGCGACGAGTTTTTGACCCAGGCCAGGGCGGCCAAACCAGGAGCAGGGGACGCCGCGGCCACGGACGGCCTGTATCTGGACAAGACCCTGGAGCGGCTGGAGCGCTTCTCCCGGGAGAACGGCGTGGACCTGGACCGCGAATGGCGGATCAACGGCAGGCCGGTACCCGGCCTCTCGCGCATGGCCGAACTGGCGGCCTCGGCCATCCCTCCAGTCACGGACAAGGACCTGGGCGTCATGCACGGGGACTTTCATTTCGCCAATATCCTCTACGACTTCCGCCACGGGATCATCAAGGCGCTCGACCCGCGCGGACTGACCGCCGACGGGCGCTTCTGCGTGCACGGCGATCTGCGCTACGATGTGGCCAAGCTGCACCACTCGGTGGTGGGGCGGTACGATTTCATCAAGGCGGACCGGTTCGCCTGCCGTGATCACGGCGGGCACGCCCTGAGTCTGACCCTGCCCGGCAGCGAGCGGCTGGACCGGGTGGAGGCTCTGTTCAAGGAGCGGACCTTTGGCGGCTATACCCTGGAGGGCGCATCCTCCCAGGCCGTGTGCGTGCTGCTCTTCCTGTCCATGCTCCCGCTGCACGCGGATAGGCCCGGCCACCAGTTGGCCCTGCTGGCCAATGGCCTCAGGCTGTTTGCGGATATGGACGCGCTGCATGTGGCCGCGCCGCCCAAGGGAGTTGCTCCCCTGGCCGTGGGCCGAGACCCGCTCTCCGGATTCGTCCGCTAGGAGGCTGGGATGAACCATCTGTTTTTCCTTCATATTCCCAAGACAGCCGGGACCACGCTCAACGCGGTGCTCAACGACAACTTCGCCTCCTCCGATATTTTCGACCTCTATACCGACGAGCAGCGAATTCGGCTGCGGGAGACCACTTACGAGGAACTGGCCCGCTACCGGTTGGTGCGAGGCCATGTGTTCGTCACGGATTTTGCGGATATCCTGGACGGCCCCATCCCCTTCGAGGTCTTCACCTTCCTCCGCGATCCGGTGGAAAGGGTGATCTCCGAATATCATTTCCTGAAGAGTTGGCCCAAGAGCCATGTCTACCGGTTCCTTAACGAAAACAACGTGTCGCTGAGTGAGTATGTGGCGGGCGAGAGCCCGGAGTTGCGTTGGCGCGGACGCAACGCCATGGTGAACTCTCTCTCCGGAGTGGGGCATCCGTCCATCGAAAAGGGACTGGAGGTGGCCTGGCATCACCTCAGGAACCGCTTCTGCTTTTTCGGCATCCTGGAGCGGTTCGACGAGTCCCTGCTGCAACTCAGCCGCATTCTCGGTCTGGAGCGGTGCTTCTACGAGCGGCAGAACGTGCGCAAGGGGCGGGCGCGTTATGCTGCCACGACCGAGGAAGTGGAGTTGATACGGGAACACAACCAGGCGGACATCGAGTTGTATGAGCGCGCCTGTGTGGAGTTCGATCGGCGCATCCGGCTCATGGGTGAGCCCTTTCAAGCCAATCTGCGCCTCTTCCGCAAGGTCAACGACCGCTTCCAGCGCGTCTCCCGGCTGATCATGGCGCGGGACAACCTGGACCGGGGTGAAATCCTCAACGCCAAGTAGATCGATTCGCATTTATTGCTGTCCCGTCCATTTGACATTGCCGACACGTTGGCCCACAGTTCTAGACTGGAAAACCATACTATGGAGTGGGACCTGTGAGCGAATTCAGGACGGAAACGGATTCCCTGGGGCCGGTGGAGGTGCCGGCGGACAAGCTTTGGGGAGCGCAGACCCAGCGGGCGCTACAGCTCTTTCCCATCGGCGTCGACCCTATGCCGCCGGAGATGATCGAAGCCTATGCGCTGCTCAAGATGGGGTGCGCCCTGGCCAATCACGGGGCAGGGCGGCTGAATACCGAGGCGCGGGATCTCATTGTCACCGCCTGCGGTGAAATCCTCTCGGGCGACCATGACGCCATGTTTCCCTTGCCGGTCTGGATTTCCGGGTCCGGCACCCAGTTCAACATGAACGTCAACGAGGTCGTGGCCAATCGCTGCTCCCAGCTTGCGGGCAGGCCGCTGGGCTCCAAGGAGCCGGTTCACCCCAATGATCACGTGAACCGTTCCCAGTCCACCAACGACAATTTTCCCACGGCCATGCATATGGCTGCGGCCCTTGCGATATCCCGCGCGCTCATCCCGGCGGTGCGCGCCATGGCCGGGTCCCTGTCCGACCATGCCGAAGCCTGGGACGACATCGTCAAGATAGGGCGTACCCACCTTCAGGACGCCACGCCGCTGACGCTGGGGCAGGAGTTTTCCGGCTATGCGGCCATGCTTGAGGACCATCTGGTCCGTCTGGAAACCGCCTTCGAAGGCGTGCTGGCCCTGCCCCTGGGCGGTACCGCCGTGGGCACAGGCATCAATACCCACCCCGGTTTTGCCGAGGACGCCGTGGCCCGCATCGCGGACCTGTCTGGCCTGGACTTCCGGCCGGTCGCCAACCGGTTCGCGGCCCAGGGAGGGCACGACGCCCTGGTGCATCTCTCGGGCTGTCTCAAGGGGCTGGCCGCCTCCCTTTACAAGATCGCCTGCGACATCCGCCTGCTGGCCTGCGGCCCTCGCGCAGGGCTGGCCGAGCTGGTCCTGCCCGCCAACGAGCCGGGCTCCTCGATCATGCCGGGCAAGGTCAACCCCACCCAGTGCGAGGCCCTGACCATGGTCGCGCTCCAGGCCATGGGCAACGACCTGGCCGCCACTCTGGGCGGCGCGGGCGGCATATTGGAGATGAACGTCTACAAGCCGCTCATGATCTTCAACGTCATGCA encodes the following:
- a CDS encoding capsular biosynthesis protein codes for the protein MILITSGAYVGHEIAAELGRLPTAFLPVGNRRLFAVQIELLKESGEEIVLSLPEDYALPEHDQAFLDRLGVRVLRVQPTVSLAESLQYCLSQLLPLDGPFRILHGDTLILDIPFGEDDVFSKGMTDAYYSWAEFREDAGGIRFIEGLPNGGFNREVLSGYFSFSSPYALLRALSGSRGNFIDALNRYAASHRLHPLETGKWFDFGHLQTYYRSKAMLTTERAFNSLMITSRTVTKSGRNPAKIEAEAGWFGAVPPALRLYLPAMLESAKGEGAFYQLEYLYLSSLSELFVFGDLPPFLWENIFASCDEFLTQARAAKPGAGDAAATDGLYLDKTLERLERFSRENGVDLDREWRINGRPVPGLSRMAELAASAIPPVTDKDLGVMHGDFHFANILYDFRHGIIKALDPRGLTADGRFCVHGDLRYDVAKLHHSVVGRYDFIKADRFACRDHGGHALSLTLPGSERLDRVEALFKERTFGGYTLEGASSQAVCVLLFLSMLPLHADRPGHQLALLANGLRLFADMDALHVAAPPKGVAPLAVGRDPLSGFVR
- a CDS encoding glycosyltransferase family 2 protein, whose protein sequence is MIVIPMAGLSSRFAKAGYVLPKYMLEAHGKSLFRHAVESFSRYFGDTPFLFVLRDVVGTRAFVEEECRDMGVADTRVVALEDLTRGQAETVLMGIDLAGVDDDVPLTIFNIDSVRPGFVHPEWADRCDGYLEVFRGEGAHWSFVDPSQRNDGRVRRTTEKVRISDLCSNGLYHFARAGDFREAVAVQAALSGDRFQGGELYVAPLYNELIARKRDIRYRVVDRDAVQFSGTPEEYEAFCRRPLSKGADA
- a CDS encoding sulfotransferase family 2 domain-containing protein, which gives rise to MNHLFFLHIPKTAGTTLNAVLNDNFASSDIFDLYTDEQRIRLRETTYEELARYRLVRGHVFVTDFADILDGPIPFEVFTFLRDPVERVISEYHFLKSWPKSHVYRFLNENNVSLSEYVAGESPELRWRGRNAMVNSLSGVGHPSIEKGLEVAWHHLRNRFCFFGILERFDESLLQLSRILGLERCFYERQNVRKGRARYAATTEEVELIREHNQADIELYERACVEFDRRIRLMGEPFQANLRLFRKVNDRFQRVSRLIMARDNLDRGEILNAK
- a CDS encoding class II fumarate hydratase, translating into MSEFRTETDSLGPVEVPADKLWGAQTQRALQLFPIGVDPMPPEMIEAYALLKMGCALANHGAGRLNTEARDLIVTACGEILSGDHDAMFPLPVWISGSGTQFNMNVNEVVANRCSQLAGRPLGSKEPVHPNDHVNRSQSTNDNFPTAMHMAAALAISRALIPAVRAMAGSLSDHAEAWDDIVKIGRTHLQDATPLTLGQEFSGYAAMLEDHLVRLETAFEGVLALPLGGTAVGTGINTHPGFAEDAVARIADLSGLDFRPVANRFAAQGGHDALVHLSGCLKGLAASLYKIACDIRLLACGPRAGLAELVLPANEPGSSIMPGKVNPTQCEALTMVALQAMGNDLAATLGGAGGILEMNVYKPLMIFNVMQSIRNLSGAMVAFKANLLDGLKPDRERIANLLGRSLMLVTALSPAIGYEKAAEIALHAHRTGSTLKEAALELGYVTEEEFDRIVVPARMVGPQV
- a CDS encoding LNS2 domain-containing protein, yielding MKRLVFDIDGTLTMQDGAPYPEATPRADVIERLRRYHADGFEIILFTSRNMRTHQCSVGRITAKTLPIILDWLERHDIPYDEIHVGKPWCGTEGFYIDDRAIRPSEFLTKSRAELDALLDAEKTAQEGS